In one Sphingomonas sp. AP4-R1 genomic region, the following are encoded:
- a CDS encoding TIGR01244 family sulfur transferase: protein MTTTPFRTLDDTFTAAGQIQPSDVTEAAAAGYALVINNRPEGEDPGQPTGAEIEAAAQAAGLSYVAIPVDHSGMRRDQVDAMKAALEAATGPVLAFCRSGTRSTFLWAFARAELGDAPADLVAKADAQGYNVRPLFG from the coding sequence ATGACGACGACCCCGTTCCGCACGCTGGACGACACCTTCACCGCCGCCGGCCAGATCCAGCCGTCCGACGTGACCGAGGCCGCCGCCGCCGGCTACGCGCTCGTCATCAACAATCGCCCCGAAGGCGAGGATCCCGGCCAGCCCACCGGCGCCGAGATCGAAGCCGCAGCGCAGGCCGCCGGCCTGTCCTATGTCGCGATCCCGGTCGATCATTCGGGCATGCGCCGCGATCAGGTGGATGCGATGAAGGCCGCGCTGGAAGCCGCCACCGGCCCGGTGCTGGCCTTCTGCCGCTCGGGCACGCGCTCCACCTTCCTCTGGGCCTTCGCCCGCGCCGAACTGGGCGACGCCCCCGCCGATCTCGTCGCGAAGGCCGACGCGCAGGGCTACAACGTCCGCCCGCTGTTCGGCTGA
- a CDS encoding GNAT family N-acetyltransferase — MSESPLMIRLAAAADLPRLHPVIERAYRGDAARGGWTHEADLIEGARTDLATLEAILAAPDSRLLVAERDGTIIGCVQISDRDAGLTYLGLLCIDPALQAAGLGRQLIAAAEADARVTFATTTIEMTVIDSRHELVAYYERRGYRRTGERRAFPIPLDPPLSMVVLAKELQP, encoded by the coding sequence CCTTCCCCGCCTCCATCCCGTGATCGAGCGCGCCTATCGCGGCGATGCCGCGCGCGGCGGCTGGACGCACGAGGCGGACCTGATCGAGGGCGCGCGCACCGATCTCGCCACGCTGGAGGCGATCCTCGCCGCGCCCGACAGCCGCCTGCTGGTCGCGGAGCGGGACGGCACGATCATCGGCTGCGTGCAGATCAGCGACCGGGACGCGGGCCTTACCTATCTCGGGCTGCTCTGCATCGATCCCGCGCTGCAGGCCGCCGGACTCGGCCGCCAGCTCATCGCCGCAGCCGAAGCGGACGCGCGCGTCACCTTCGCCACCACCACGATCGAGATGACGGTGATCGACAGCCGTCACGAACTTGTCGCTTATTATGAGCGGCGCGGCTATCGGCGCACGGGCGAGCGGCGGGCCTTCCCGATCCCGCTCGATCCGCCGCTTTCGATGGTGGTGCTGGCGAAGGAGTTACAGCCATGA